One genomic region from Pagrus major chromosome 24, Pma_NU_1.0 encodes:
- the LOC140992216 gene encoding indian hedgehog B protein-like, whose product MLLSTLVTCLAGCAFLLSPVSEGCGPGRGYGKRRSPRKLAPLAYKQFSPNVAEKTLGASGRYEGKITRNSERFKELTPNYNPDIIFKDEENTGADRMMTQRCKDKLNSLAIAVMNLWPGVRLRVTEGWDEDGHHSEESLHYEGRAVDITTSDRDRNKYAMLARLAVESGFDWVYYESKAHIHCSVKSDHSVAAKSGGCFPGEASVTLESGAQKSVSELRPGERVLASAGGDGSGELVYSEVLAFLDRDPVTWKLFYTLQTDAGARLSLTAAHLLFVTEGNCSEGAPPAPGALRTVYASDARPGQCVLVAGQRHGEGRLSRVTRVSLSASRGAFAPLTRQGTLVVDGVVASCYAVVEQHSLAHWAFSPLRLIHSWTGSTWSHGDGIHWYSQLLHWLGRMLLDSGRLHPLGVAQEAR is encoded by the exons ATGCTGCTCTCGACGCTGGTGACGTGCCTCGCCGGGTGCGCCTTTCTCCTCTCGCCGGTCAGCGAGGGCTGCGGGCCGGGTCGAGGTTATGGCAAGAGGCGCTCACCGAGAAAACTCGCGCCGCTCGCCTACAAGCAGTTCAGCCCCAACGTGGCGGAGAAGACGCTGGGGGCCAGCGGGAGATACGAAGGGAAAATAACCCGGAACTCTGAGCGCTTCAAGGAGCTCACCCCCAACTACAACCCCGACATCATCTTCAAGGATGAGGAGAACACAGGTGCAGACCGCATGATGACTCAG CGCTGCAAAGACAAGCTGAACTCTCTGGCCATCGCGGTGATGAACCTGTGGCCCGGGGTCCGGCTGCGGGTCACCGAGGGCTGGGACGAGGACGGCCACCACTCGGAGGAGTCGCTGCACTACGAGGGCCGGGCGGTGGACATCACCACGTCGGACCGGGACAGGAACAAGTACGCCATGCTGGCGCGACTGGCCGTGGAGTCCGGGTTCGACTGGGTCTACTACGAGTCCAAGGCCCACATCCACTGCAGCGTCAAGTCCG ACCACTCAGTGGCGGCTAAATCTGGAGGTTGTTTCCCCGGCGAGGCCTCGGTAACGTTGGAGAGCGGCGCTCAGAAGTCCGTCAGCGAGCTGCGACCCGGTGAGCGAGTCCTGGCCTCGGCGGGCGGCGACGGCAGCGGGGAGCTGGTCTACAGTGAAGTCCTGGCCTTCCTGGACCGTGACCCGGTGACCTGGAAGCTCTTCTACACCCTGCAGACAGACGCTGGCGCCCGCCTCTCGCTCACCGCCGCCCACCTCCTGTTTGTGACTGAGGGGAACTGCTCAGAGGGGGCGCCGCCGGCCCCGGGCGCCCTCAGGACTGTGTACGCCAGCGACGCCCGGCCGGGACAGTGTGTGCTGGTGGCGGGACAGAGGCACGGTGAGGGGCGTCTGTCTCGGGTCACCCGGGTCAGCCTGAGCGCGAGCAGGGGGGCGTTTGCACCGCTGACCCGGCAGGGGACGCTGGTGGTGGACGGGGTGGTGGCGTCCTGCTACGCCGTGGTGGAGCAGCACTCCCTCGCTCACTGGGCCTTCTCGCCGCTGCGGCTGATCCACAGCTGGACTGGATCCACCTGGAGCCACGGCGACGGGATCCACTGGTACTCGCAGCTTTTACATTGGCTGGGCAGGATGCTGCTGGACTCAGGGCGCCTTCACCCGCTGGGCGTGGCTCAGGAGGCCAGGTGA
- the bin1b gene encoding myc box-dependent-interacting protein 1b isoform X2: MAEPGKGVTAGKLAINVQKRLTRAQEKVMQKLGKADETRDVAFEEMVSNFNKQMTEGTKLQKDLKAYLTAVKSMHDASRRLQDCLADMYEPDWFGKEEMDALAEDTDTLWLDYHQSIADKSLSSLDTYLAQFPDIKARIAKRDRKMVDFDSARHHFASLQKGKKKDEAKVAKAEEDLGRAQKIFEELNVELQDELPSLWENRVGIYVNSFQSLAGQQEKFHREMGKLSQNLNDIMTKLEEQRELKKGGTAAAKTGDGAKSEEANHSESASSPPKSAVTNGADGDLPPGFIYKVKVIHDYAATDGDELELKMGDIVLALAFDNPDEQDDGWLLGVQETHWLQNKDISVKGVFPENFTQKV, from the exons ATGGCCGAGCCAGGGAAAGGGGTCACCGCCGGGAAACTGGCCATCAACGTCCAGAAGAGGCTCACCAGAGCGCAGGAGAAG GTCATGCAGAAGCTCGGTAAAGCAGACGAGACCAGAGACGTTGCCTTCGAGGAGATGGTGTCCAACTTCAACAAGCAGATG ACTGAAGGCACCAAACTGCAGAAGGACCTGAAAGCTTATCTGACAGCAGTGAAGT CGATGCACGATGCGTCTCGGCGGCTTCAGGACTGTCTGGCCGACATGTACGAGCCCGACTGGTTTGGTAAAGAGGAGATGGACGCGCTGGCCGAG gacaCAGACACTCTGTGGTTAGACTACCACCAGAGCATCGCGGACAAATCTCTGAGCTCCTTGGACACGTACCTGGCTCAGTTTCCTGACATCAAG GCTCGTATAGCGAAGCGCGACAGGAAGATGGTGGACTTCGACAGCGCCAGGCATCACTTCGCCTCCTTACAGAAAGGCAAGAAGAAGGACGAGGCCAAGGTCGCCAAG gccgAGGAGGACCTGGGTCGAGCTCAGAAGATTTTCGAGGAGCTGAACGTGGAGTTACAAGACGAGCTTCCATCTTTGTGGGAGAA TCGTGTTGGCATCTACGTGAACTCATTCCAGAGTCTGGCAGGTCAACAGGAGAAGTTCCACAGGGAAATGGGCAAG CTCAGCCAAAACCTGAACGACATCATGACCAAACTGGAAGAGCAGCGGGAGCTGAA AAAAGGCGGCACTGCAGCGGCAAAGACAGGAGACGGTGCCAAGAG TGAGGAGGCCAACCACAGTGAATCAGCAAGCTCACCACCAAAG AGTGCGGTGACCAATGGTGCGGATGGCGATCTCCCTCCAGGTTTCATCTACAAG GTAAAAGTGATACATGATTACGCTGCCACTGATGGTGATGAGCTGGAACTGAAGATGGGAGATATTGTGCTTGCTTTGGCCTTTGACAACCCAGACGAACAG GACGATGGCTGGCTCTTGGGCGTGCAGGAGACTCACTGGTTGCAGAACaaagatatttcagtcaaagGTGTTTTCCCTGAGAACTTTACTCAGAAGGTTTGA
- the bin1b gene encoding myc box-dependent-interacting protein 1b isoform X1, producing MAEPGKGVTAGKLAINVQKRLTRAQEKVMQKLGKADETRDVAFEEMVSNFNKQMTEGTKLQKDLKAYLTAVKSMHDASRRLQDCLADMYEPDWFGKEEMDALAEEMIEKEMDNNLEDTDTLWLDYHQSIADKSLSSLDTYLAQFPDIKARIAKRDRKMVDFDSARHHFASLQKGKKKDEAKVAKAEEDLGRAQKIFEELNVELQDELPSLWENRVGIYVNSFQSLAGQQEKFHREMGKLSQNLNDIMTKLEEQRELKKGGTAAAKTGDGAKSEEANHSESASSPPKSAVTNGADGDLPPGFIYKVKVIHDYAATDGDELELKMGDIVLALAFDNPDEQDDGWLLGVQETHWLQNKDISVKGVFPENFTQKV from the exons ATGGCCGAGCCAGGGAAAGGGGTCACCGCCGGGAAACTGGCCATCAACGTCCAGAAGAGGCTCACCAGAGCGCAGGAGAAG GTCATGCAGAAGCTCGGTAAAGCAGACGAGACCAGAGACGTTGCCTTCGAGGAGATGGTGTCCAACTTCAACAAGCAGATG ACTGAAGGCACCAAACTGCAGAAGGACCTGAAAGCTTATCTGACAGCAGTGAAGT CGATGCACGATGCGTCTCGGCGGCTTCAGGACTGTCTGGCCGACATGTACGAGCCCGACTGGTTTGGTAAAGAGGAGATGGACGCGCTGGCCGAG GAGATGATAGAGAAGGAGATGGACAATAACTTGGAG gacaCAGACACTCTGTGGTTAGACTACCACCAGAGCATCGCGGACAAATCTCTGAGCTCCTTGGACACGTACCTGGCTCAGTTTCCTGACATCAAG GCTCGTATAGCGAAGCGCGACAGGAAGATGGTGGACTTCGACAGCGCCAGGCATCACTTCGCCTCCTTACAGAAAGGCAAGAAGAAGGACGAGGCCAAGGTCGCCAAG gccgAGGAGGACCTGGGTCGAGCTCAGAAGATTTTCGAGGAGCTGAACGTGGAGTTACAAGACGAGCTTCCATCTTTGTGGGAGAA TCGTGTTGGCATCTACGTGAACTCATTCCAGAGTCTGGCAGGTCAACAGGAGAAGTTCCACAGGGAAATGGGCAAG CTCAGCCAAAACCTGAACGACATCATGACCAAACTGGAAGAGCAGCGGGAGCTGAA AAAAGGCGGCACTGCAGCGGCAAAGACAGGAGACGGTGCCAAGAG TGAGGAGGCCAACCACAGTGAATCAGCAAGCTCACCACCAAAG AGTGCGGTGACCAATGGTGCGGATGGCGATCTCCCTCCAGGTTTCATCTACAAG GTAAAAGTGATACATGATTACGCTGCCACTGATGGTGATGAGCTGGAACTGAAGATGGGAGATATTGTGCTTGCTTTGGCCTTTGACAACCCAGACGAACAG GACGATGGCTGGCTCTTGGGCGTGCAGGAGACTCACTGGTTGCAGAACaaagatatttcagtcaaagGTGTTTTCCCTGAGAACTTTACTCAGAAGGTTTGA
- the LOC140992353 gene encoding tubulin alpha-1D chain-like — protein MRECLSVHVGQAGVQMGNACWELYCLEHGIQPDGQMPSDKTIGGGDDSFNTFFTETGAGKHVPRAVFVDLEPTVIDEVRTGTYRQLFHPEQLITGKEDAANNYARGHYTIGKELIDVVLDRIRKLADQCTGLQGFLIFHSFGGGTGSGFTSLLMERLSVDYGKKSKLEFAVYPAPQVSTAVVEPYNSILTTHTTLEHSDCAFMVDNEAIYDICRRNLDIDRPTYTNLNRLIGQIVSSITASLRFDGALNVDLTEFQTNLVPYPRIHFPLATYAPVISAEKAYHEQLSVAEITNACFEPANQMVKCDPRHGKYMACCLLYRGDVVPKEVNSAIATIKTKRTIQFVDWCPTGFKVGINYQPPTVVPGGDLAKVQRAVCMLSNTTAIAEAWARLDHKFDLMYAKRAFVHWYVGEGMEEGEFSEAREDMAALEKDYEEVGTDSVGDEGEEEEGEY, from the exons ATG CGCGAATGCCTCTCTGTCCATGTTGGTCAGGCAGGTGTCCAAATGGgcaatgcatgctgggagctCTACTGCCTGGAGCATGGCATCCAGCCAGACGGTCAGATGCCCAGCGACAAAACCATAGGCGGAGGAGACGACTCCTTTAACACCTTCTTCACTGAAACTGGAGCTGGCAAACATGTCCCCAGAGCTGTCTTTGTGGACTTGGAGCCAACTGTCATCG ATGAGGTCCGTACAGGAACCTACCGCCAGCTCTTCCATCCTGAGCAGCTAATCACTGGAAAGGAAGATGCCGCCAACAACTACGCCCGCGGTCACTACACCATCGGGAAGGAGCTCATCGACGTTGTTCTTGATAGGATTCGTAAGCTG GCTGACCAGTGCACAGGCCTCCAAGGTTTCCTCATCTTCCACTCCTTCGGTGGAGGAACCGGCTCTGGCTTCACCTCTCTGCTGATGGAGCGTCTTTCTGTCGACTATGGCAAAAAGTCCAAGCTGGAGTTTGCGGTGTACCCAGCTCCCCAGGTGTCCACAGCTGTGGTGGAGCCCTACAACTCCATCCTGACCACCCACACTACCCTGGAGCACTCCGACTGCGCTTTCATGGTTGACAACGAGGCCATCTATGACATCTGCCGCAGGAACCTGGATATCGATCGTCCCACCTACACCAACCTCAACAGGCTGATTGGACAGATCGTCTCCTCCATCACCGCCTCCCTGCGCTTCGACGGTGCCTTGAATGTGGACCTGACTGAGTTCCAGACCAACCTGGTGCCCTACCCTCGTATCCACTTCCCTCTGGCCACCTACGCCCCCGTTATCTCCGCAGAGAAGGCCTATCATGAGCAGCTATCAGTAGCAGAGATCACCAACGCCTGCTTCGAGCCTGCCAATCAGATGGTGAAATGTGATCCTCGTCACGGCAAGTACATGGCCTGCTGCCTCCTGTACCGTGGCGATGTGGTCCCTAAGGAGGTGAACTCTGCCATCGCCACCATCAAAACCAAGCGTACCATCCAGTTCGTGGACTGGTGTCCCACAGGCTTCAAGGTGGGCATCAACTACCAGCCTCCCACAGTGGTCCCTGGAGGAGATCTGGCTAAGGTGCAGAGGGCCGTGTGCATGCTGAGCAACACCACCGCCATCGCCGAGGCCTGGGCTCGTCTCGACCACAAGTTCGATCTGATGTACGCCAAGAGGGCCTTCGTCCACTGGTACGTCGgagaggggatggaggagggagagttcTCAGAGGCCAGAGAGGACATGGCTGCCCTGGAGAAGGATTACGAAGAGGTGGGAACCGACAGCGTAGGTGacgaaggagaggaagaggaaggggagTACTAA
- the LOC140992336 gene encoding tubulin alpha-1A chain-like — protein MPSDKTIGGGDDSFNTFFSETGAGKHVPRAVFVDLEPTVIDEVRTGTYRQLFHPEQLITGKEDAANNYARGHYTIGKEIIDLVLDRSRKLADQCTGLQGFLIFHSFGGGTGSGFTSLLMERLSVDYGKKSKLEFAIYPAPQVSTAVVEPYNSILTTHTTLEHSDCAFMVDNEAIYDICRRNLDIERPTYTNLNRLIGQIVSSITASLRFDGALNVDLTEFQTNLVPYPRIHFPLATYAPVISAEKAYHEQLSVAEITNACFEPANQMVKCDPRHGKYMACCLLFRGDVVPKDVNSAIATIKTKRTIQFVDWCPTGFKVGINYQPPTVVPGGDLAKVQRAVCMLSNTTAIAEAWARLDHKFDLMYAKRAFVHWYVGEGMEEGEFSEAREDMAALEKDYEEVGTDTIGDEGEEEGEEY, from the exons ATGCCCAGCGACAAGACCATTGGAGGAGGAGACGACTCCTTCAACACCTTCTTCAGTGAGACTGGAGCTGGCAAACATGTCCCCAGAGCTGTCTTTGTGGACTTGGAGCCAACTGTCATCG ATGAGGTCCGTACTGGAACCTACCGCCAGCTCTTTCACCCTGAGCAGCTAATCACTGGAAAGGAAGATGCCGCCAACAACTACGCCCGCGGTCACTACACCATCGGCAAGGAGATTATCGACCTTGTTCTCGACAGGAGTCGTAAGCTG GCTGACCAGTGCACAGGCCTCCAAGGTTTCCTCATCTTCCACTCCTTTGGTGGAGGAACCGGCTCTGGCTTCACCTCTCTGCTGATGGAGCGTCTTTCTGTCGACTACGGCAAAAAGTCCAAGCTGGAGTTTGCCATTTATCCAGCTCCTCAGGTGTCCACAGCCGTGGTGGAGCCCTACAACTCCATCCTGACCACCCACACCACCCTGGAGCACTCCGACTGCGCCTTCATGGTGGACAACGAGGCCATCTATGACATCTGCCGCAGGAACCTGGACATCGAGCGTCCCACCTACACTAACCTCAACAGGCTGATTGGACAGATCGTCTCCTCCATCACCGCCTCCCTGCGCTTCGACGGTGCCTTGAACGTGGATCTGACAGAGTTCCAGACCAACCTGGTGCCCTACCCTCGTATCCACTTCCCTCTGGCCACCTACGCCCCCGTTATCTCCGCAGAGAAGGCCTATCATGAGCAGCTGTCAGTAGCAGAGATCACCAACGCCTGCTTCGAGCCCGCCAACCAGATGGTGAAATGCGACCCTCGCCATGGGAAGTACATGGCCTGCTGCCTGTTATTCCGTGGCGATGTGGTGCCAAAAGATGTCAACTCCGCCATCGCCACCATCAAAACCAAGCGTACCATCCAGTTCGTGGACTGGTGTCCCACAGGCTTCAAGGTGGGCATCAACTACCAGCCTCCCACAGTGGTCCCTGGAGGAGATCTGGCCAAGGTGCAGAGGGCCGTGTGCATGCTGAGCAACACCACCGCCATCGCCGAGGCCTGGGCTCGTCTCGACCACAAGTTCGACCTGATGTACGCCAAGAGGGCCTTCGTCCACTGGTACGTCGgagaggggatggaggagggagagttcTCAGAGGCCAGAGAGGACATGGCTGCCCTGGAGAAGGATTACGAAGAGGTGGGAACTGACACCATCGGCGacgaaggagaggaagagggtgaAGAATATTaa